Proteins from a single region of Pyrus communis chromosome 6, drPyrComm1.1, whole genome shotgun sequence:
- the LOC137737227 gene encoding xyloglucan 6-xylosyltransferase 2-like, with the protein MLDRCLGPRRARQIQRALRQGTVTFLCLFLTVVVLRGTVGAGKFGTPEQDFNDIRERFYTHNRRVEPHRVLKEATPETNQNDADQAGQSNNYAEFDISKILKDEPETEDEKRDPNQPYSLGPKISDWDEQRSDWLKKNPSFPNFVGPNKPRVLLVTGSSPKPCENPVGDHYLLKSIKNKIDYCRLHGIEVFYNFALLDAEMAGFWAKLPLIRKLLLSHPEVEFLWWMDSDAMFTDMAFEVPWERYKDHNFVMHGWNEMVYDDKNWIGLNTGSFLLRNCQWSLDMLDVWAPMGPKGKIRDEAGKVLTRELKGRPVFEADDQSAMVYILAKGRDTWGEKVYLENGYYLHGYWGILVDRYEEMIENHRPGLGDHRWPLVTHFVGCKPCGKFGDYPVERCLKQMDRAYNFGDNQVLQMYGFEHKSLGSRRVKRVRNESSNPLEVKDKLGLLHPAFKAVRRIRPSSSS; encoded by the coding sequence ATGCTGGACCGGTGCTTAGGGCCTCGCCGGGCCCGCCAGATCCAGAGAGCTTTGCGGCAGGGAACGGTGACGTTTCTGTGCTTGTTCTTAACCGTCGTCGTCCTGCGCGGCACAGTCGGAGCCGGGAAGTTCGGAACACCAGAGCAGGACTTCAACGACATCCGCGAACGGTTTTACACGCACAACCGGCGCGTGGAGCCCCATCGAGTGCTCAAGGAAGCCACCCCCGAAACCAACCAAAACGATGCCGACCAGGCCGGCCAGTCCAACAACTACGCCGAGTTCGACATATCCAAAATCCTCAAAGACGAGCCGGAAACGGAAGACGAGAAGCGCGACCCGAACCAGCCCTACAGTCTCGGCCCCAAAATATCGGACTGGGACGAGCAGAGATCCGATTGGCTGAAGAAAAACCCGAGTTTCCCCAATTTTGTTGGACCCAATAAGCCCCGGGTCCTGCTGGTAACCGGGTCGTCGCCCAAACCGTGCGAAAATCCGGTTGGTGACCACTACCTATTGAAATCGATCAAGAACAAAATCGACTACTGCCGCCTCCACGGGATCGAGGTCTTTTACAATTTTGCCCTTCTGGACGCGGAAATGGCCGGGTTTTGGGCCAAGCTGCCGCTGATCCGCAAGCTCCTCCTGTCCCACCCGGAGGTGGAGTTCCTCTGGTGGATGGATTCTGACGCCATGTTCACCGACATGGCGTTCGAGGTCCCCTGGGAGCGATACAAGGATCACAATTTCGTTATGCACGGATGGAACGAGATGGTGTACGATGATAAGAACTGGATCGGGTTGAACACCGGGTCGTTCCTGCTCAGAAATTGCCAATGGTCGCTCGACATGCTGGACGTCTGGGCGCCGATGGGTCCGAAGGGGAAGATCCGGGACGAGGCGGGTAAGGTCCTGACCCGGGAGCTCAAAGGGCGACCCGTTTTCGAAGCCGACGATCAGTCCGCCATGGTTTATATATTAGCGAAAGGAAGGGACACTTGGGGGGAGAAGGTGTACTTGGAAAACGGGTATTATCTCCACGGTTATTGGGGGATTCTGGTGGACAGATACGAGGAGATGATCGAGAACCACCGCCCGGGGCTGGGCGACCACCGGTGGCCGCTGGTGACGCATTTCGTCGGGTGCAAGCCGTGCGGGAAGTTCGGGGATTACCCGGTGGAGCGGTGCTTGAAGCAGATGGACCGGGCGTACAATTTTGGGGATAATCAGGTGTTGCAGATGTACGGGTTCGAGCATAAGTCGCTGGGAAGTAGGAGAGTGAAGAGGGTAAGGAATGAGAGTAGCAATCCGCTGGAGGTGAAGGACAAGCTTGGATTGCTGCACCCTGCTTTCAAAGCTGTCAGGCGAATCAGGCCATCATCATCTTCCTGA
- the LOC137736799 gene encoding probable histone-arginine methyltransferase 1.4 has protein sequence MESSVGEAAKKQQEFALASASELASLSSSTTLAPAVARFSPEDGVAELRFQQEAESDARLNIDLQTAKLFKLGPVQSVCITESSDTDEEKSYSRGVTIRFNNEEESAAFHHAFEQWKKDLVDQGQKLPNGELSSTKSKFDDKIEPSSAKMYFHYYGQLLHQQNMLQDYVRTGTYYAAVIENRVDFNGRVVVDVGAGSGILSLFAAQAGAKHVYAVEASEMADYARKLIAGNPSLGERITVIKGKIEEVDLPEKADILISEPMGTLLINERMLETYVIARDRFLQPNGKMFPTLGRIHMAPFSDEYLFVEIANKALFWQQQNYYGVDLQPLYGSAFQGYFSQPVVDAFDPRLLVAPSMSHVIDFTKTSEEDLYEIDIPLRFTAAVGTRVHGLACWFDVLFDGSTVQRWLTTAPGAPTTHWYQLRCVLSQPIYVMAGQEITGRLHMVAHNSQSYTIYLTLAAKMWGPGAELGGVIQQSSCKLDLKEPYYRMSQPQAYTIAQDQQPHQQIQTQDLDDSEFIAQPSPTSGSKILLEEFAKSAGALKNI, from the exons ATGGAGAGCTCTGTAGGAGAAGCAGCGAAGAAGCAGCAGGAGTTTGCTTTGGCATCCGCCTCCGAGCTCGCTTCGTTGTCGTCTTCTACTACTCTGGCACCGGCGGTGGCTCGGTTCAGTCCCGAAGACGGAGTTGCAGAGCTCCGGTTTCAGCAGGAGGCTGAGTCCGATGCCCGCCTCAATATCGATCTCCAAACTGCTAAG CTATTCAAGTTAGGCCCGGTGCAGTCAGTTTGCATAACAGAAAGTTCTGATACCGATGAAGAG AAATCGTATTCAAGGGGAGTCACTATTCGTTTTAATAACGAGGAGGAGAGTGCAGCCTTCCATCATGCATTCGAGCAATGGAAGAAGGACCTTGTTGATCAAG GACAAAAGTTACCAAATGGAGAACTGTCATCTACCAAAAGCAAGTTTGACGACAAAATAGAGCCATCTTCTGCTAAAATGTATTTCCATTACTATGGACAATTGCTACATCAACAGAACATGTTACAGGATTATGTTAGGACAG gAACCTATTATGCTGCTGTCATAGAAAATCGTGTGGATTTTAATGGTCGCGTGGTTGTTGATGTTGGTGCTGGTAGTGGTATTTTGTCATTATTTGCTGCACAG GCTGGTGCTAAACATGTTTATGCTGTGGAAGCATCTGAAATGGCAGATTATGCACGCAAGCTAATTGCAGGGAACCCTTCACTTGGTGAAAGGATAACT GTAATCAAAGGTAAAATTGAGGAGGTTGACTTGCCAGAGAAAGCAGATATCCTTATCTCAGAGCCAATGG GCACTTtgttaattaatgaaagaatGCTGGAAACCTATGTGATTGCAAGAGATCGGTTTCTTCAACCAAATGGGAAAATGTTCCCCACATTGGGAAG GATTCACATGGCACCTTTCAGTGATGAATATTTGTTTGTTGAAATAGCAAATAAG GCCCTCTTCTGGCAGCAACAAAATTATTATGGAGTTGATTTGCAACCGTTGTATGGATCTGCATTCCAGGGATATTTTTCACAG CCTGTGGTAGATGCTTTTGATCCAAGATTACTGGTGGCTCCTTCAATGTCTCATGTGATTGACTTTACCAAAACAAGCGAAGAGGACCTGTATGAAATCGACATACCTTTACGGTTTACAGCTGCTGTAGGCACTAGAGTGCATGGGTTAGCATGCTGGTTCGATGTCTTGTTTGATGGGAG TACCGTACAAAGGTGGCTTACCACCGCGCCTGGTGCACCAACGACCCATTGGTACCAATTACGCTGCGTTCTCTCTCAGCCAATTTATGTGATGGCAGGACAAGAAATCACTGGCCGACTCCACATGGTTGCCCACAATTCTCAGAGTTACACAATATATCTCACTTTGGCAG CTAAAATGTGGGGCCCTGGGGCTGAGCTAGGAGGTGTAATTCAGCAGTCTTCTTGTAAACTTGATCTCAAAGAGCCGTACTATAGAATGTCGCAACCGCAAGCCTACACAATTGCCCAAGATCAGCAACCACATCAGCAAATACAGACACAG GATTTGGACGATTCTGAATTTATTGCACAACCCTCACCGACTTCAGGCTCAAAGATCTTACTGGAAGAATTTGCCAAATCCGCGGGGGCTTTGAAGAACATTTGA
- the LOC137736798 gene encoding isoleucine--tRNA ligase, chloroplastic/mitochondrial-like: MNFKSFAAHSLALQPREAAMAAIQTSPYRVLSQGTCASFRSTASVGLFYFRDRSSVKVFSLLNMVHYSTFSNDEFGLSSKRRSRGPVMAAKKAAEGKKQEDGKYKHTVELPKTSFSMRANSLTREPEIQKIWDDNQVFKRVIGKNTGENFILHDGPPYANGDLHIGHALNKILKDFINRYKLLQNYKVHYVPGWDCHGLPIELKVLQSLDQAARKDLTPIKLRAKAAKFAKQTVKTQMESFKRYGVWADWNNPYLTLDPEYEAAQIEVFGQMVLQGFIYRGRKPVHWSPSSRTALAEAELEYPEGHVSRSIYAIFKLVSASPTSGGLLNEYFPDVCLAIWTTTPWTIPANAAVAVNAKLLYAIVEVQSLPEDSLSDGNKKGRPGNLLKEEKKPFLIVASDLVPALESKWGVKLVVRKRVPGSDLENCRCFHPVFNRECPVVIGGDYITTESGTGLVHTAPGHGQEDYVTGQKYGLPMLSPVDDDGKFTEEAGKFCGLDVLADGNIAVMKYLDEHLSIIMEESYQHKYPYDWRTKKPTIFRATEQWFASVEGFREAVMDAIGHVKWIPPKAENRISAMTSSRSDWCISRQRTWGVPIPVFYHVESKEPLMNEETIDHIKSIISEKGSDAWWYMKVEDLLPDKYRDKASEYEKGTDTMDVWFDSGSSWAAVLGKRNSHSLPADLYLEGMDQHRGWFQSSLLTSVATKGKAPYSSVITHGFVLDDKGLKMSKSLGNVVDPRTVIEGGKNQKDGYGADVLRLWVSSVDYTGDVTIGPQILRQMSDIYRKTRGTLRYLLGNLHDWNADSAISYHDLPMIDQYALFQLENFVKISKECYENYQFFKIFQIIQRFVVVDLSNFYFDVAKDRLYVGGTTSFTRRSCQTVLAALLLSVVRVIAPILPHLAEDVWQNLPFQYTDEDGSAAEFVFESRWPALNNTWLSLSKEETNFWEKVLELRTEVNKVLEVARTEKLIGSSLDAKVYLHTYDSGLASRLGEMSAANNDADTLHRIFITSQAEVLPSLENELIANIPHKGEYLIGENVRVWIGVARAEGLKCERCWNYSPQVGSFPEHSTLCGRCYNVVNVQHSPSPAVAVVS; the protein is encoded by the exons ATGAACTTCAAATCCTTCGCCGCCCACTCTTTGGCGCTCCAACCCAGGGAAGCCGCCATGGCTGCTATTCAAACCTCTCCCTACCGG GTTCTATCGCAAGGAACCTGCGCATCTTTTAGGAGCACAGCTTCCGTTGGCCTATTTTATTTCAGAGATAGGTCTTCAGTTAAAGTATTCTCCCTCCTTAACATGGTGCACTATTCTACCTTTTCCAATGACGAGTTTGGTTTGTCCTCAAAGCGAAGATCTCGAGGACCTGTTATGGCCGCAAAGAAAGCAGCTGAAG GAAAAAAGCAAGAAGACGGAAAATACAAGCACACAGTTGAGCTGCCAAAGACATCATTTAGCATGAGAGCAAACTCTTTAACGCGAGAGCCTGAAATCCAAAAGATATGGGATGACAATCAAGTGTTCAAAAGAGTTATTGGTAAAAATACAGGG GAAAATTTCATTCTTCACGATGGTCCTCCGTATGCCAATGGAGATCTTCACATAGGCCATGCtttaaataagattttaaaggattttatcAATCGTTACAAG CTTCTTCAAAATTATAAGGTTCATTATGTGCCTGGTTGGGATTGTCATGGCTTACCAATTGAGTTGAAAG TTCTGCAATCACTTGATCAAGCTGCTCGAAAGGATCTAACACCCATAAAGTTGAGAGCAAAGGCAGCTAAATTTGCCAAGCAAACCGTTAAAACTCAGATGGAATCATTTAAG CGTTATGGAGTGTGGGCAGACTGGAATAATCCTTACCTAACTCTTGATCCAGAATATGAAGCTGCTCAG ATAGAAGTATTTGGCCAGATGGTCCTTCAAGGTTTCATCTACAGAGGCAGGAAACCAGTTCACTGGAGCCCCTCATCACGAACTGCTCTTGCAGAGGCTGAGTTGGAG TATCCAGAGGGGCATGTTTCAAGAAGCATATACGCCATTTTCAAATTGGTCAGTGCCTCTCCAACTTCAGGTGGCTTATTAAATGAGTATTTCCCAGATGTGTGCTTGGCCATTTGGACAACAACTCCCTGGACTATTCCAGCCAATGCTG CGGTGGCAGTGAATGCCAAGCTTTTATATGCCATCGTTGAAGTACAGTCACTCCCAGAAGATTCTTTATCTGATGGAAACAAAAAGGGAAGGCCAGGAAATCTtttgaaggaagaaaagaagCCTTTCCTTATTGTTGCTTCAGATCTTGTGCCAGCGTTAGAATCAAAATGGGGTGTGAAGCTTGTTGTTAGGAAAAGGGTGCCAGGTTCAGATCTTGAAAACTGCAG GTGTTTCCATCCGGTTTTTAATAGGGAATGCCCGGTTGTCATTGGAGGAGATTATATTACGACAGAATCAGGAACAGGACTGGTCCATACAGCTCCTGGACATGGCCAGGAGGATTATGTCACTGGCCAGAAGTACGGACTACCTATGCTTTCTCCTGTAGATGATGATGGAAAGTTCACTGAAGAAGCTGGAAAATTTTGTGGGCTTGATGTACTTGCAGATGGTAATATTGCTGTCATgaaatacttggatgaacatttatcaattatcatgGAAGAATCCTACC AGCATAAGTATCCATATGACTGGAGAACTAAAAAACCCACAATATTTAGGGCAACTGAGCAATGGTTTGCTTCAGTAGAAGGGTTTCGCGAGGCTGTTATGGATGCAATTGGTCATGTAAAATGGATTCCACCTAAG GCAGAAAACAGAATTTCTGCAATGACTTCTAGCCGCTCTGATTGGTGTATATCGCGGCAAAGGACATGGGGTGTTCCAATTCCAGTCTTTTATCATGTGGAGTCAAAGGAACCTCTGATGAATGAAGAGACTATTGACCATATCAAGT CGATAATATCCGAAAAGGGTAGTGATGCGTGGTGGTACATGAAGGTGGAGGATCTTCTCCCCGATAAATATCGTGATAAAGCATCTGAATATGAAAAGGGGACTGATACAATGGACGTATGGTTTGATTCAG GCTCTTCTTGGGCTGCAGTGTTGGGGAAAAGAAATAGCCATAGTCTTCCTGCAGATTTGTACCTTGAAGGTATGGATCAGCATCGTGGGTGGTTCCAGAGTTCTTTGCTAACAAGTGTTGCTACTAAAG GAAAGGCTCCATATTCCAGTGTTATAACACATGGATTTGTATTGGATGACAAAGGTTTGAAAATGAGCAAATCTTTGGGTAATGTAGTAGATCCACGGACTGTGATTGAAGGAGGGAAGAACCAAAAG GATGGCTATGGAGCAGATGTCCTGCGTCTCTGGGTTTCTAGTGTAGATTATACAGGCGATGTAACAATCGGCCCTCAAATTCTCCGTCAAATGTCAGACATTTATAGGAAGACGCGGGGAACATTGAGATACCTTTTGGGAAATCTTCATGATTGGAAT GCTGATAGTGCTATCTCATACCACGATCTTCCCATGATTGATCAGTACGCACTGTTTCagcttgaaaattttgtgaaGATCAGTAAAGAGTGCTATGAAAACTATCAGTTCTTTAAGATATTTCAG ATCATACAGCGGTTTGTTGTCGTTGACCTGTCAAACTTCTATTTTGATGTCGCCAAAGATCGCCTTTATGTTGG GGGCACAACAAGTTTTACTAGGAGAAGTTGTCAAACAGTTCTTGCAGCGCTTCTCCTATCTGTAGTGAGAGTGATTGCCCCGATATTACCTCATTTGGCTGAAGATGTATGGCAAAACCTTCCGTTCCAGTACACTGACGAAGATGGCTCTGCTGCCgaatttgtttttgaatcaagATGGCCAGCTTTGAACAACACATGGCTCTCTCTTTCGAAAGAGGAAactaatttctgggaaaaagtTCTTGAG TTGAGAACTGAGGTGAACAAAGTCCTGGAGGTTGCTCGTACGGAAAAGCTAATTGGCTCTAGTTTAGATGCCAAGGTCTACCTCCACACTTACGATTCCGGCCTGGCCTCTAGATTAGGTGAAATGTCTGCGGCCAACAACGACGCAGACACACTGCATCGCATATTCATAACATCTCAG GCAGAGGTTCTTCCTTCGTTGGAAAATGAGCTGATTGCGAACATACCTCACAAAGGAGAATACCTCATCGGAGAAAACGTCAGAGTCTGGATTGGAGTGGCTCGTGCCGAGGGCCTAAAGTGCGAAAGATGCTGGAATTATTCACCTCAAGTTGGTTCCTTTCCAGAGCACAGCACGCTTTGCGGCCGCTGCTATAATGTGGTAAATGTTCAACACTCTCCATCTCCGGCCGTAGCTGTGGTCAGTTGA